The region AAGCCAGTTTGTGCGGGGACCCCGCGTGGCTGACATATTCAAGCGCCTTCTGGCAGTCTGCGTATGTAATGGCGCGCGGCGCTTCGTGTGCCATCAAACTTGCCAGCTCACGCATGAAGTCAGCGAGCACTCCTATCAGGCCGCCGGTGAGCAGATAGCTTTGTTGCGTCAGCACGCGAGGCCGCACGTCAATGGGGTAACCAGCTGCGGCGAACATTCGTGCGTAGTTCGTCACGCACGCGTCGTATGCCGTAATCTGCGCAGCATCGCTTGCGTCGTACGGCAAGAAATTGCGCGCAGGACAAGCCCGATTGCGCAGCTGTTCGTTAGCCGAAAAAAGGCGTTCAAGACGCGGAATGCCGAAGAGAATCAGCGTCATCCCGGGCGTGTCTGTCAGGGTCTTGAGCCAGTCGCTGGCTGCGCGCGGAGGCACGCGCGACCCTTCATCAACGAGATGCGATATCTCATCGAAAATGACGACACGCGTGCCGGCGAGACGAAGCTGCTCCACCATCAGGTCGAACATCGCGCTCTCCGTCATGCTGCCGCGAACCTGGATGCCCAGCGCACGCAGCACACTTTTGGGAAGCAGTTTGACCGTTGCCGAGTGGGGCACCCTCACAACCAGCACGGGGACATTGCGCCGTCCTTCATTGCGGGTTTCAGGATAGTCACGCGACAGCTTTGCGATGAGCGAAGATTTGCCTACCCGGCTTGGGCCAGGCACTCGAACGACTTTGGGGGCAAAGCCAGCGAGAGCGTCATCGATGCGCCGTTTGAGCGCAGCGAGGTGCTCTACGAACACCGGATGCGGAAGCTCGCAGGTCTCGATGTCCCTGCGCAGTTGTTGGGCTGGCGTCACAGCAGTTTTTCTCCAGTGTTTCTGTTCACGATGTTCATCAAGGGCGCGTCGCCATACGAGATGGCGTCGGCCTTAAGGTCTTCCGCCGGCAACGACGGATTGGTCGAAGGCGCAGGTCCAAACGGGGCTGCCGCTGAAAGCGGCTGGTTGGCGGCCCGCTGGACGGCTAAACTGTTTTTGGCCCGGCGCACGGTTTCCTTGTTTTCCTCGCGCTTGCCGCGAGTCTTGGGCTTACGGGCTTTCGCGTTTCCGGTGACTGCCTCGTCCATGTCCCGCTCGAATTGGAGCTTTTCGTCCGGGACCGTCCAGTTAGCCATGCCTGAATCGAACCGCTTTTTGGCTTCAGCAAACGTCCACGCCGGCGTGTCCCGACGAACGTGTTCGTGCGTCAGTGCGACGAGTGGAAGGTCAGCTCCCTCGTACACGTACGCCTGACGGAAATCGTCGGGGTTGTAGAGCACATGAAGTTCCTTACGGTCGCCGTACTTGTCCAGCAGGTACGACTTGGCTTCGCCTCCGTACCTGAATCCATGCTCAAGCGAGATGCCCGTCTTCGCGCTCAACACGCACGGCTTATGTTCGAAAAGCGCAGCCATCCATTCCTGGCGCGGTGGCGGCAAAGGGATGGGCAGTCCCAATTCTTCGGTCTGGTATTTCAGGCGCTCACGCGGTGTTTTTCCCTTCACCGAATCGACCAGTAACTCGTCCCAACGCAGCCGGTCGAGCGGGCTGTTGACCCACTTCTCGTAGAGCCATCTCACAATCCACTGCTCGAGCGCCTCGATGGTTATCAACTCGTCGCCGCGCGCCTCCGGGTCGCGCACACCATCCTTTCCTTCGAAGCGTGTGCAGCCGGGGAGGAGCTGCAATGCCTCCTTGAGCGACCTGTTCAGGCGCTCGATGAATGGCTTGCCTTGCGCTTCCTTTGCTTTGCAATGCTTGACATCCATTCCTAACCGCTCGAGGCGGACAATCCGTCCACCTTTTGTCTCCGGGCCATTGTCAAAAATGACCTGTCCCGGCGTGCCATAAACGTTCAGCGCGTGAGCGATGCCAAGCTCCGCGAACCGGGCTGCCTTGGCAGGCGTCAGATACATCTCGAGGCACAACAGCGAATCCATCTCTCGCGGCGAACCAATGACGAGTCGCCATCCCACCGGATACCCGGTGCAGACATCAATCGCGAGAACCAGATAGATGGTCCGGGCGGTGCCATCGGGCGTGCGCACGACAAATGGCAGATGGACTGCATCCTGCTCAATACGGGCGAACGGGAACGCCGCCCGGATACGCTTCTTCGCGAACGATTTGCCGGCGACCCGATTGAGCGGGTCCATCCGGTCGTATTCGGCATCGACGGTCAGGTCATCAATCCTGGCGCACACGAACTTGCGGCTGATAGCGTGTCTGCCATCATGCAGGCCGAGGCGACGAGCCTCACGGTTGACGTATCCCGTCAGATTGAGGACTGTCCACTTCGATTCCGTGACCAGAAAATGGTCCTGGATGACCTCTTTGACGAATTCGACAAGGTCCTTTGAATACCTGGCCGCCGCGTTGCCCTTATTTTTGTCACCCTTTAGAACCGGCAGGCCCAGCCGTTGATTTGCGTGAGCCCGGTACAGGGTTGCGCGCGACGGAAACGGGCAGACAAGTGGGTTGTCTTCGTTTTCCATCAGATAGGCTTCACAGGCCAGAGGTATCGCTGCGCTAAACGACAGACCCCGTTGGTCCCGGATGGCATCAATGCGCCGCAGTGTGTCGTTCAGCAGGCGGACCTTACTGTGCAATTCCGGATTGTCGTACTGGGCGGCAATGCTGACGCGCGGCATTCCCTTCCGATGCAGGACCAGACTGCCTTCCGAAATCCGGGCGCAGATGGCATCGTATTTGTCAAACCAGTCCTGGCTTTTCTCAGCATCGAAGAGATGGATGGAGCCAGCATGCAGGCGACTGTCCAGCACCTCGAAGTAGCAGTCCGGTTTACCGGGGGGCACCAGCTTGTCTCCAGTGTGCAGGTCGGACATCATCGCCGCAGCTCCTCAATGAGACAGAGGTGGCTCAGGTCGCCATACGCGGCTGACAGTTCCAGCGTGGCGCAGATATGGTGATGCGCGAGGTCGGCCTGCAACACGCCCCTGGCGAGCAGCGGAGGAATCAGGCCTGTCGGAATCTCGAGGTCGGCGCACAACGCGCGCTGCAGCACCGGGCCCGACTCGCAGTAGCTTTCGACCCGGTTGATGATGTCCGGCGTCAGGTATTCGCGGGCACGCGCTATCGCCGGCTTCAACAGTTGCGCGTTGACGACGACCGGGTGCCGTTCATCCGCAGGCACGACCACCGTGGATAGCGGATAGCAGTACGCCTCCATGATTTCCTGGGCGCGCTCGACCTTGGCCCAGTACTGGCCATCGCCCTCGAAGCCTTCGAGCTTGACCTCGTATGCGCGCTGCAGGCCGTCGGCCTGAACGGTGGCGAAGTCGGGCGTGTACTCCGCATCCCCGCCGCGACCACCACGCGCCTTGCGCGCTTCGGACAGTTCCTCACGCGTGAACAGCAGCCGTTCACCAACCAGGTCGACCGTGAAAGGTTGCTGCCTGAACGAGCGCACGCGCGGGTCAAGGCACAGCATGTGCGCTACGAGGCGTTCCGCGTCGGATTCGACGGTGATGTGGCCGTCGGCCTTGTCGGCATAGGTGCCGATGCGGGCCTTGCCATACGTCCGTGCTGTGAGCCGGACGCCGGCGTTCGCAGCACTTCGGCGACTACGGACGCCATAGGACGGTGCGCTTCTCATTTCGCGCCTCCGTCGGGAGTCAGCAGCCGGCTGCGCGTACGGCCGGTCGTCCATGGTGCAGTTTCGGCCCATCGGGCCGGCCAACTGGCTTGTAAAGTTATTGTCAGCATTCTGTCCTCGCAAAAAAATGGCTTGCTAAGGACGTGTAGTGATGCCGGTTTAGAGTCGGTCGTATACGACCGAAAATAGCCGTGAGAAAATCCCGGCAACAGAAAAGCAGAGGCCCGAACAAGGTCGAGGGGGAACAATGGAAGAACTGCCGCACAAGCGAGGTCGGCTGTCGGCTGAGCCGTACGGGCAGTGGGAAGAAGAAGCGAAGGGGCTGATAGAGGAAGAGATGATGCGGCGCGGCATTCGCTACAAACAGCTTTCGCGAATGCTGGAGCAGCTCGGCATCTACGAGTCGCCCGACCAGCTCAACCGCAAAATTAATCGCAAGCGGTTCTCGGCCGCCTTCCTCATTGCCT is a window of Paraburkholderia sp. IMGN_8 DNA encoding:
- a CDS encoding transposase family protein, which translates into the protein MMSDLHTGDKLVPPGKPDCYFEVLDSRLHAGSIHLFDAEKSQDWFDKYDAICARISEGSLVLHRKGMPRVSIAAQYDNPELHSKVRLLNDTLRRIDAIRDQRGLSFSAAIPLACEAYLMENEDNPLVCPFPSRATLYRAHANQRLGLPVLKGDKNKGNAAARYSKDLVEFVKEVIQDHFLVTESKWTVLNLTGYVNREARRLGLHDGRHAISRKFVCARIDDLTVDAEYDRMDPLNRVAGKSFAKKRIRAAFPFARIEQDAVHLPFVVRTPDGTARTIYLVLAIDVCTGYPVGWRLVIGSPREMDSLLCLEMYLTPAKAARFAELGIAHALNVYGTPGQVIFDNGPETKGGRIVRLERLGMDVKHCKAKEAQGKPFIERLNRSLKEALQLLPGCTRFEGKDGVRDPEARGDELITIEALEQWIVRWLYEKWVNSPLDRLRWDELLVDSVKGKTPRERLKYQTEELGLPIPLPPPRQEWMAALFEHKPCVLSAKTGISLEHGFRYGGEAKSYLLDKYGDRKELHVLYNPDDFRQAYVYEGADLPLVALTHEHVRRDTPAWTFAEAKKRFDSGMANWTVPDEKLQFERDMDEAVTGNAKARKPKTRGKREENKETVRRAKNSLAVQRAANQPLSAAAPFGPAPSTNPSLPAEDLKADAISYGDAPLMNIVNRNTGEKLL
- a CDS encoding TniB family NTP-binding protein, which gives rise to MTPAQQLRRDIETCELPHPVFVEHLAALKRRIDDALAGFAPKVVRVPGPSRVGKSSLIAKLSRDYPETRNEGRRNVPVLVVRVPHSATVKLLPKSVLRALGIQVRGSMTESAMFDLMVEQLRLAGTRVVIFDEISHLVDEGSRVPPRAASDWLKTLTDTPGMTLILFGIPRLERLFSANEQLRNRACPARNFLPYDASDAAQITAYDACVTNYARMFAAAGYPIDVRPRVLTQQSYLLTGGLIGVLADFMRELASLMAHEAPRAITYADCQKALEYVSHAGSPHKLAFQDSGIEDTSVEPAALKQAYVYVLTSNAASVPVRKKSGDKQ
- a CDS encoding DUF6471 domain-containing protein; amino-acid sequence: MEELPHKRGRLSAEPYGQWEEEAKGLIEEEMMRRGIRYKQLSRMLEQLGIYESPDQLNRKINRKRFSAAFLIACLRVIGVETITLHQFKRGQNIE